Proteins encoded in a region of the Isosphaeraceae bacterium EP7 genome:
- a CDS encoding patatin-like phospholipase family protein has translation MPDDLSPVTEPVPDLRESDDNGEVDHGPEAGVGLCLSGGGYRAMLFHVGALSRLNELGLLPVLKRISSVSGGSITAAVMGLAWNDLEFDGNGVARRFESLVVKPIRGLANRTIDVGSVFGGMLNPFSSIADNIEAAYREHLFGDATLQNLPDSPAPRFILNATNVQSGALWRFSKPYMGDYHVGITKNPPTSLALSVTASSAFPPFLSPVTLDLSGLTFEPDGKADLQREPFTTTVVLSDGGGYDNLGLESVFKRYDTVLVSDAGAKIAAEEAPSADWARHSYRMLNIIDNQVRNLRKRALIVAFRDTSGNKLTARKGAYWGIRTDIADYGLDSALNADCPRQHTFELAEVPTRLAKMPKALQERLINWGYAVCDAAIRRHWPPQDAPAAPKFPYSRGVKP, from the coding sequence ATGCCTGACGACTTAAGCCCTGTGACCGAACCTGTACCGGACTTGCGAGAATCAGACGACAACGGGGAAGTCGATCACGGGCCGGAGGCGGGAGTCGGACTTTGCCTGTCCGGGGGAGGTTACCGAGCCATGCTGTTCCACGTTGGGGCATTGTCACGCCTCAACGAACTTGGCCTGCTCCCCGTGCTGAAACGAATCTCCAGTGTCTCCGGCGGGTCAATCACCGCGGCGGTGATGGGACTGGCGTGGAACGACCTGGAATTCGACGGCAACGGTGTTGCCCGGCGCTTCGAGTCGCTGGTGGTCAAGCCGATCCGGGGGCTGGCGAACCGCACGATCGACGTCGGGTCTGTGTTCGGGGGGATGCTCAACCCGTTCAGCAGCATCGCCGACAACATCGAGGCGGCCTACCGCGAGCATCTCTTCGGCGACGCGACCTTGCAGAATCTACCCGACTCGCCGGCTCCGCGTTTCATCTTGAACGCGACCAATGTTCAGTCCGGTGCGCTTTGGCGGTTCTCCAAGCCCTATATGGGCGATTACCACGTCGGGATCACGAAGAACCCGCCCACCTCGCTGGCCCTTTCGGTCACCGCCTCCTCCGCCTTCCCGCCGTTCTTGTCGCCAGTCACCCTGGACCTTTCCGGCCTGACTTTTGAGCCCGATGGTAAGGCCGATCTGCAGCGAGAACCGTTCACGACGACCGTAGTCCTGAGTGACGGCGGAGGCTACGACAACCTTGGGCTGGAGTCTGTGTTCAAGCGTTACGACACCGTGCTGGTCAGCGACGCGGGGGCGAAGATCGCGGCCGAAGAGGCACCGAGCGCCGACTGGGCCCGCCATTCCTACCGGATGTTGAATATCATCGACAACCAAGTGCGTAACTTGCGCAAACGCGCCCTGATCGTTGCCTTCCGTGACACGTCCGGCAACAAACTCACTGCGAGGAAGGGAGCCTACTGGGGCATACGCACCGACATCGCGGATTACGGGCTCGACAGCGCCCTAAACGCCGACTGCCCGCGCCAGCACACGTTCGAACTGGCCGAGGTGCCCACCCGGCTGGCCAAGATGCCGAAGGCGTTGCAGGAACGGCTCATCAACTGGGGTTATGCGGTGTGTGACGCTGCGATCCGCCGACATTGGCCGCCGCAAGACGCGCCAGCCGCTCCGAAATTCCCCTATTCGCGCGGGGTCAAGCCGTGA
- a CDS encoding dicarboxylate/amino acid:cation symporter yields the protein MASTTFPPDDLETPTVADDPESRPGGIPLYVWVIAAAVLAVPVGHLWGPGASALDIIPALVIRALKALATPLVVLAILSAIVTNEVRGRQGLRMILYYLMNTIVAITIGLVLANVVQPGVGAELKKVVAGESKAAAGKGIGQIVDELIPDSIGDSFVRNNLAQLVIVTLALGIGLAKIRDEQNAAGQTSYHALVDVITVGFELLMRVLLWIVALVPLAVFGVVASNIGREGLGVFKSLGWFIAVVLIGLACQIVWYLTQLAVFARMSPARFLRGARDVMATSFSTASTGATMPFTLKALMGPLGVSRGSSQLAACVGTNFNNDGTALYQAAVVLFMAQSMGRSLSLSEQLIVVVTTVLASIGAGCIPSGGFVTLPLIFAAVGLPAENLPIILTVDWFLDRCRTSSNVLGDMTVAVLLDQTADDPGQTEPAIAA from the coding sequence ATGGCCTCCACGACCTTTCCCCCCGACGATCTCGAGACCCCCACCGTTGCCGACGACCCCGAGAGCCGGCCCGGGGGCATCCCGCTCTACGTCTGGGTGATCGCCGCGGCGGTCCTGGCCGTTCCGGTGGGACATCTCTGGGGCCCGGGAGCCTCGGCGCTCGACATCATCCCGGCGCTCGTCATCCGGGCCCTCAAGGCGCTGGCCACCCCCCTCGTCGTGCTGGCCATTCTCAGCGCCATCGTCACCAACGAAGTCCGCGGCCGCCAGGGGCTGCGGATGATCCTCTACTACCTGATGAACACGATCGTCGCCATCACCATCGGCCTGGTCCTGGCCAACGTGGTGCAACCGGGGGTTGGGGCCGAGCTGAAGAAGGTCGTCGCGGGCGAGTCGAAGGCGGCGGCTGGCAAGGGGATCGGCCAGATCGTCGACGAGCTGATTCCCGACAGCATCGGCGACTCGTTCGTCCGCAATAACCTGGCCCAGCTCGTCATCGTCACGCTCGCCCTGGGCATCGGGCTGGCCAAGATCCGCGACGAGCAGAATGCGGCCGGCCAGACCTCTTATCACGCATTGGTCGACGTGATCACCGTCGGCTTCGAGTTGCTGATGCGGGTTCTGCTCTGGATCGTGGCGCTCGTCCCGCTGGCGGTCTTCGGGGTGGTCGCCTCGAACATCGGCCGCGAGGGGCTGGGGGTGTTCAAGTCGCTGGGCTGGTTCATCGCGGTCGTGCTCATCGGCCTGGCCTGCCAGATCGTCTGGTACCTGACCCAGCTCGCCGTCTTCGCCCGGATGTCGCCGGCCCGGTTCCTCCGAGGCGCCCGCGACGTGATGGCCACCTCGTTCAGCACCGCAAGCACCGGCGCCACCATGCCGTTCACCCTGAAGGCCCTGATGGGTCCCCTGGGGGTTTCACGAGGGTCGAGCCAGCTCGCGGCCTGCGTCGGCACCAACTTCAACAATGACGGCACGGCGCTCTACCAGGCGGCGGTCGTCCTGTTCATGGCCCAGTCGATGGGCCGTTCGCTGTCGCTGTCCGAACAGCTCATCGTGGTCGTCACCACGGTGCTCGCCTCGATCGGCGCGGGCTGCATCCCTTCGGGCGGGTTCGTCACCCTTCCCTTGATCTTCGCCGCGGTCGGCCTGCCCGCCGAGAATCTGCCGATCATCCTGACGGTCGACTGGTTCCTCGACCGCTGCCGGACCAGCTCCAACGTGCTGGGCGACATGACCGTCGCCGTCCTGCTCGACCAGACCGCCGACGACCCTGGCCAGACCGAGCCGGCCATCGCGGCATAA
- a CDS encoding glycosyltransferase family 4 protein produces the protein MLSKFHPHASGAERQALAQGVELVRRGHRVHVVTQAIAGCPSDESIGGVEVHRWVRPVRFGPLFGVTFVAGVARALRRLRPEYDLIHTHQGLWEAISTGFGRTWLGGAPTLIQPASSGYYGEAEELARTKGFDGLRRLILRNTAFAAISADIEDQWRALGVPDRKMVRTASGVDAEHFRPGPSLVESGLPPRPRVVFTGRLHPQKNLDLLLDAWPTVTAATGATLVLVGNGPERSRLEARAAELGVAGHIVFTGAVADPAEHLRAADVFVLPSLAEGMSNSLLEAMATGLPCLASDIGGNTDLLGGGVGILVSPPTAPAWAQALIGLLRDREGSVNMGRAARRRIEETYSLPRVVDRYLVLYQRLMDGLPINDAYDS, from the coding sequence GTGCTGAGCAAATTCCACCCCCACGCCAGCGGTGCCGAGCGGCAGGCGCTGGCCCAGGGGGTGGAACTCGTTCGCAGGGGCCATCGCGTCCACGTGGTGACGCAGGCGATCGCCGGCTGCCCCTCGGACGAATCGATCGGCGGGGTCGAGGTCCATCGGTGGGTCCGCCCCGTCCGCTTCGGCCCCCTCTTCGGCGTCACATTCGTCGCCGGGGTCGCCCGCGCCTTGCGGCGGCTCAGGCCCGAGTACGACCTGATCCACACCCATCAGGGGCTCTGGGAGGCCATCTCCACCGGCTTCGGCCGAACCTGGCTGGGTGGCGCCCCGACCCTGATCCAGCCGGCCAGCTCTGGCTATTACGGCGAGGCCGAGGAATTGGCCCGCACCAAGGGGTTTGACGGACTGCGGCGGCTGATCCTCCGCAACACCGCCTTCGCCGCCATCTCGGCCGACATCGAGGATCAGTGGCGGGCCCTCGGCGTACCCGACCGCAAGATGGTCCGCACCGCCAGCGGCGTCGACGCCGAGCACTTCCGGCCCGGCCCCAGCCTCGTCGAGTCGGGGCTGCCGCCCCGCCCTCGGGTGGTCTTCACGGGTCGCCTGCACCCGCAGAAGAATCTCGATCTGCTCCTCGACGCCTGGCCCACGGTGACCGCCGCGACCGGAGCAACGCTCGTTCTGGTCGGCAACGGCCCTGAACGCTCACGCCTGGAGGCGCGGGCGGCGGAGCTTGGGGTCGCGGGGCACATCGTCTTCACAGGCGCCGTTGCCGATCCGGCCGAGCATCTGCGAGCCGCCGACGTCTTCGTCTTGCCGAGTCTGGCCGAAGGAATGAGCAATTCGCTGCTCGAAGCGATGGCGACGGGCCTCCCCTGTCTCGCCTCGGACATCGGCGGCAACACCGACTTGCTCGGAGGCGGCGTGGGAATCCTCGTGTCGCCGCCGACCGCCCCGGCCTGGGCTCAGGCGCTCATCGGATTGCTCCGGGATCGCGAAGGTTCCGTAAATATGGGCCGTGCGGCCCGCAGGCGCATCGAAGAGACGTACTCACTCCCGCGCGTCGTCGACCGCTACCTGGTCCTCTATCAGCGATTGATGGACGGCCTGCCGATCAACGACGCCTACGACTCATGA
- a CDS encoding TatD family hydrolase: MTAYIDPHLHMVSRTTDDYKRMALAGCELVSEPAFWAGFDRSGPEGFRDYFRQLTGFEGGRAKAYGIEHRTWLCINAKEAENVELSRAVIAMIPEFLDSPTVLGIGEIGLNKNTRNEATVFLEHLDLAARLNELVLVHTPHLADKYQGTRMILDMLKGDRRINPSRVCIDHVEEHTIRPALDAGHWVGMTLYPITKCTPARAADLVEMYGTDRILVNSAGDWGHSDPLAVPEFIFEMRRRGHDEATIRKLVYENPLSFFGQCSRFSFQPRGGNASNR, encoded by the coding sequence ATGACCGCCTACATCGATCCCCATCTGCACATGGTCTCGCGGACCACAGACGACTACAAGCGGATGGCCCTGGCCGGCTGCGAGTTGGTGAGCGAGCCCGCGTTCTGGGCGGGCTTCGACCGCTCAGGTCCCGAGGGGTTCCGGGACTACTTCCGGCAGCTCACCGGGTTTGAAGGGGGCCGGGCCAAGGCCTACGGGATCGAGCACCGGACCTGGCTCTGCATCAACGCCAAGGAGGCCGAGAACGTCGAGCTCTCCCGCGCGGTGATCGCCATGATCCCCGAGTTCCTCGACTCGCCCACCGTGCTGGGTATCGGCGAGATCGGTCTCAACAAGAACACCCGCAATGAGGCGACGGTCTTCCTGGAGCACCTCGACCTGGCCGCTCGACTGAACGAGCTTGTCCTCGTGCACACCCCCCACCTGGCGGACAAGTACCAGGGGACGCGGATGATCCTGGACATGCTCAAAGGCGACCGGCGGATCAATCCGTCGAGGGTCTGCATCGACCACGTCGAGGAGCACACCATCCGGCCGGCGCTCGACGCCGGCCACTGGGTCGGCATGACCCTCTACCCGATCACCAAATGCACGCCTGCCCGGGCAGCCGACCTCGTCGAGATGTACGGCACCGACCGCATCCTGGTCAACTCGGCCGGCGACTGGGGCCACAGCGACCCGCTGGCCGTGCCCGAGTTCATCTTCGAGATGCGCCGGCGGGGCCACGACGAGGCGACCATCCGCAAGCTCGTCTACGAGAATCCGCTGAGCTTCTTCGGCCAGTGCTCGCGGTTCTCATTCCAGCCCAGGGGCGGGAATGCTTCGAATCGGTGA
- a CDS encoding DUF1559 domain-containing protein yields MTSIPSLRLARKGFTLIELLVVISIIAVLIALLLPAVQSAREAARRAQCVNNLKQLGLACANYESANGTFPLGNRYMDSTTGVNTCDSWSGHSAFNLILPFVEATAQYNSANFSGVANSVRNTTAFGTRVAGYICPSDLLAPPGTEAQFPAAQTSYGMSRGTQENIYTNWAKTTFPDPAGEQANKCNAALGNGMFGAESAVSVSGVTDGTSNTTLFGEMSRFKNEQTTQFNFYYFTAVFGTTTRGSTWPGDLRPQTGAFTLPRLNSPPDTTGNIISSIWGVCGSGAGIPTDWLINCPQALTLGQWAFRSNHPGGGNFAFADGSVKFIKSTINDLAYQGIGTRAGGEIVSADAF; encoded by the coding sequence ATGACCTCGATCCCATCTCTCCGCCTCGCCCGCAAGGGATTCACCCTGATCGAGCTCTTGGTGGTGATCTCGATCATCGCCGTCTTGATCGCCCTGCTGCTCCCCGCTGTACAGTCGGCACGCGAGGCCGCCCGTCGCGCGCAGTGCGTCAATAATCTCAAGCAGTTGGGCCTGGCCTGCGCCAATTACGAGTCGGCTAACGGCACATTTCCGCTGGGCAATCGATATATGGATTCTACCACGGGTGTGAATACCTGCGATAGCTGGTCGGGTCACTCCGCGTTCAACTTGATTCTTCCGTTCGTCGAGGCGACCGCCCAGTACAACTCCGCGAACTTCAGCGGCGTGGCCAACTCCGTCCGCAATACCACGGCCTTCGGGACGCGAGTTGCCGGCTACATTTGCCCCTCCGACTTGCTCGCCCCTCCGGGGACGGAGGCCCAGTTCCCGGCCGCCCAGACGTCCTACGGGATGAGCCGCGGAACTCAGGAAAATATCTACACGAACTGGGCCAAGACGACCTTCCCGGATCCCGCCGGCGAGCAGGCCAACAAGTGCAATGCCGCGCTCGGCAACGGGATGTTCGGGGCCGAGAGTGCCGTTTCCGTCTCCGGCGTGACCGATGGGACGAGCAATACGACGCTGTTCGGCGAGATGTCGCGGTTCAAGAACGAGCAGACGACGCAGTTCAACTTCTACTACTTCACCGCCGTCTTCGGCACCACGACCCGCGGCAGCACCTGGCCCGGAGACCTGCGCCCTCAGACGGGTGCTTTCACCTTGCCCCGGCTCAACTCGCCGCCTGACACGACCGGCAATATTATCAGCTCGATCTGGGGTGTTTGCGGCAGCGGTGCGGGCATCCCTACCGACTGGCTGATCAATTGCCCCCAGGCCCTCACCCTCGGCCAGTGGGCCTTCCGCAGCAACCACCCCGGAGGCGGCAACTTCGCCTTCGCCGACGGTTCGGTGAAGTTCATCAAGAGCACGATCAACGACCTGGCTTACCAGGGGATCGGCACGCGGGCCGGGGGCGAGATCGTCAGCGCGGACGCGTTCTGA
- a CDS encoding UbiA family prenyltransferase, whose translation MRRLKPYLQLVRLPNVFTAAADSVAGWLLAGGSPRNVVGWAPLALASMTIYAAGIAWNDYFDYEIDLIERPGRPLPSGRISRRFAGLLAAGLAFVGLASASLAGPGPAAVALALVGCILAYNVGLKRTPLGPWAMGSCRGLDVLLGLVGASGLAFGGNGGLLVVVALVAYIAGVTYISRSEVVEGPAQGTSLGLGLQVAAIAGLLVAAFRPSLFSNPSLNRPLIPVEGLLILVLVAWSIVWAGAGALREQTGLSRRKAVKTGVLALVWLHVGVVAAVRGVPEALLVAAWWPPAFLLGRWIYST comes from the coding sequence ATGCGTCGACTCAAGCCCTATCTGCAACTTGTCCGGCTACCGAACGTCTTCACCGCGGCCGCCGACAGCGTGGCCGGCTGGCTTCTCGCCGGCGGCTCCCCGCGCAACGTCGTCGGCTGGGCCCCACTGGCCCTGGCCTCGATGACGATCTACGCGGCGGGCATCGCCTGGAATGACTATTTCGACTATGAAATCGACCTGATCGAGAGGCCAGGCCGGCCTCTCCCCTCGGGCCGGATCTCGCGACGTTTCGCCGGACTGCTCGCCGCGGGGCTCGCCTTCGTGGGGCTCGCCTCGGCCTCGCTCGCCGGGCCTGGCCCCGCGGCCGTTGCCCTCGCCCTGGTCGGCTGCATCCTCGCCTACAACGTGGGCCTGAAGCGGACCCCGCTCGGCCCCTGGGCGATGGGTTCGTGCCGCGGTCTCGACGTGCTACTCGGCCTCGTCGGCGCGTCGGGCCTGGCCTTCGGGGGGAATGGCGGCCTGCTCGTGGTCGTCGCCCTGGTCGCCTATATCGCCGGGGTCACTTATATCAGCCGCTCCGAGGTCGTCGAAGGCCCTGCGCAGGGGACCTCTCTGGGCCTTGGATTGCAGGTCGCGGCGATCGCGGGGCTGCTCGTCGCGGCCTTCCGGCCTTCTCTTTTCTCAAATCCCTCGCTCAACCGGCCGCTCATCCCTGTCGAGGGCTTGCTGATCCTCGTGCTAGTCGCCTGGTCTATCGTCTGGGCCGGGGCCGGGGCCTTGCGCGAACAGACCGGTTTGTCGCGGCGCAAGGCTGTGAAGACGGGTGTCCTGGCGCTGGTCTGGCTGCATGTGGGGGTCGTTGCTGCCGTCCGTGGCGTCCCCGAGGCCCTGCTCGTCGCCGCCTGGTGGCCTCCCGCGTTTCTCCTGGGGCGATGGATTTATTCAACATAG
- a CDS encoding sugar phosphate isomerase/epimerase family protein, giving the protein MQLAFSTNAYLNFSFDEAAHRIAELGYDGLELMADVPHAWPACLLPGTKREILESMGRHNLKFSNVNAFMMNAIADHRQKYWHPSFIEPDPHYRQVRIDHTHRALSLCAELGAPHVTTEPGGPIAEGQSRAQAIDLFVEVLKPLAQHAHDLGVLLLIEPEPGLLIETSDEYLEVADRLNAPSIGLNFDVGHAFCMAEDIPAAIRKLAPHIRHFHLEDIAASRVHHHLIPGEGAVDFEATLSAIRAIGYDGWLTVELYPNIADPDQAARRAIEVLRPLVFPETSNATASTR; this is encoded by the coding sequence ATGCAGCTCGCATTCAGCACAAACGCCTATTTGAACTTCTCCTTCGACGAGGCCGCCCACAGGATCGCCGAGCTTGGCTACGACGGCCTCGAGCTGATGGCGGACGTCCCGCATGCCTGGCCCGCCTGCCTCCTGCCCGGTACCAAGCGCGAGATCCTCGAGTCGATGGGCCGGCATAACCTGAAATTCTCCAACGTCAACGCGTTTATGATGAACGCGATTGCCGACCACCGGCAGAAGTACTGGCACCCTTCGTTCATCGAGCCCGACCCCCACTATCGCCAGGTCCGCATCGACCACACGCATCGGGCGCTCTCGCTGTGCGCCGAGCTGGGGGCGCCACACGTCACCACCGAGCCCGGTGGCCCGATCGCCGAGGGTCAGTCGCGGGCCCAGGCCATCGACCTCTTCGTCGAGGTCTTGAAGCCGCTGGCCCAGCATGCGCACGACCTCGGCGTGCTGCTCCTCATCGAGCCCGAGCCTGGCCTGTTGATCGAGACCAGCGACGAGTATCTGGAGGTCGCCGACCGGCTGAACGCCCCCTCGATCGGCCTGAACTTCGACGTCGGCCACGCCTTCTGCATGGCGGAAGACATTCCCGCGGCCATCCGCAAGCTCGCCCCTCACATTCGCCACTTCCACCTGGAAGACATCGCCGCCAGCCGGGTGCACCACCACCTGATCCCCGGCGAAGGGGCCGTCGACTTTGAGGCAACGCTGTCGGCCATCCGAGCAATCGGCTACGACGGCTGGCTGACCGTCGAGCTCTACCCCAACATTGCCGACCCCGACCAGGCCGCGCGGCGCGCCATCGAGGTTCTCCGCCCGCTCGTCTTCCCCGAGACCTCCAACGCGACGGCCTCGACACGCTGA
- the mnmA gene encoding tRNA 2-thiouridine(34) synthase MnmA, with product MPSRVVVAMSGGVDSSVAAALLKQAGHEVIGLFMRTGDHGDAPERKAKTCCSLTDALDARSVADRLDIPFYTLDFEGEFKRIIDQFADEYAEGRTPNPCVLCNIWLKFGKLWSYGKQVGADYVATGHYARIVRDAAGLPRVARALDPSKDQSYVLFGLRPELLNNVLLPVGGFDKAEIREMARTMGLPVHDKPDSQDICFVPDDDYLSLIRARRPDLGVAGPMIDEDGTDLGQHSGIEAFTIGQRRGLGLSVGSPRYVVQIEPLTHKVVVGRRESLDRPGLDASKFNWHVPAPTGTLPCMAQIRAKHKAVRALAVGLPDGHVAVRFETPQRAVTPGQVVTLYDDEGLVLGGGWIDRDLDETSLDRLFDGSTVDHPLAVP from the coding sequence ATGCCGAGTCGGGTCGTCGTGGCGATGAGTGGCGGGGTGGATAGCTCGGTGGCGGCGGCCCTGCTGAAGCAGGCGGGGCACGAGGTCATCGGCCTCTTCATGCGCACCGGGGATCACGGCGATGCCCCCGAACGCAAGGCCAAGACCTGTTGCAGCCTGACCGACGCGCTCGATGCCCGCTCGGTGGCCGACCGCCTGGACATCCCCTTTTATACGCTCGACTTCGAGGGTGAATTCAAGCGGATCATCGACCAGTTCGCCGACGAGTATGCCGAGGGTCGCACGCCCAACCCCTGCGTGCTCTGCAACATCTGGCTGAAGTTCGGCAAGCTCTGGTCGTACGGAAAGCAGGTCGGGGCCGACTACGTGGCGACCGGCCATTATGCTCGGATTGTCCGCGACGCCGCCGGCCTCCCTCGGGTGGCTCGTGCCCTCGACCCGAGCAAGGATCAATCCTACGTCCTCTTCGGCCTTCGTCCGGAACTGCTGAACAACGTGCTGCTTCCCGTGGGCGGCTTCGACAAGGCCGAGATCCGCGAGATGGCCCGCACCATGGGCCTGCCTGTTCACGACAAGCCCGACAGCCAGGACATCTGCTTCGTTCCCGACGACGACTACCTCTCGCTGATCCGGGCTCGCCGCCCTGACCTGGGCGTCGCCGGCCCGATGATCGACGAGGACGGGACCGATCTGGGGCAACACTCGGGGATCGAGGCTTTCACCATCGGCCAGAGGCGCGGGCTGGGTCTGTCCGTCGGCTCGCCCCGCTACGTCGTCCAGATTGAGCCACTGACTCATAAGGTTGTCGTCGGCCGCCGCGAGTCGCTCGACCGCCCCGGGCTGGACGCCTCCAAGTTCAACTGGCACGTCCCCGCCCCGACCGGCACGCTGCCCTGCATGGCCCAGATCCGCGCCAAACACAAGGCCGTGCGGGCCCTGGCAGTCGGTCTCCCAGACGGCCATGTTGCCGTCCGGTTCGAGACCCCCCAGCGTGCCGTCACTCCGGGCCAGGTCGTCACCCTTTACGATGACGAAGGGCTCGTCCTGGGGGGCGGCTGGATCGACCGCGACCTCGACGAGACGAGCCTCGATCGTCTCTTCGATGGTTCGACGGTGGACCACCCCCTCGCCGTCCCTTGA
- a CDS encoding GtrA family protein has product MARVSLIVPTTALSPDFSDRVARSRHGLAEAGHDVEFLVVSDSTGSESDAIGSIRIDETGLARAGVEGLRRASGDLLVLMDPGFDFRPDDVVDFVAHLAETEADLVVASRFKGGKGRPVGRLYGTMMHLLTGTSDPMSGLVGIKRERLDEIVDELRPSGDHLLWEMLTNVDRGGRSEFAIVAPRTVRGRLGLQEFRHLKKLADQRYGNFSRLLQFCAVGASGMIVDLSSYALFQKLLGGGNLARSSVPIVGGTFDLALAAALSITLALTWNFLLNRRLTFSYARGGSIVRQYLTYALSNSLGIALSWSLRLFLPSRVAFFAQHKLAAAVVGIVAATGISFTMARWLVFQKATPSEAESNPGTPNFVEFESTL; this is encoded by the coding sequence ATGGCCCGCGTCAGCCTGATTGTCCCGACGACCGCCCTTTCCCCGGATTTCAGCGATCGCGTCGCACGCTCGCGGCATGGACTGGCCGAAGCGGGGCATGACGTCGAATTCCTGGTGGTCTCCGATTCGACCGGCTCCGAGTCCGACGCCATCGGCTCGATCCGGATCGACGAAACTGGGCTGGCGAGGGCCGGGGTCGAGGGGCTCAGGCGGGCATCCGGCGACCTCCTGGTCCTGATGGACCCGGGCTTCGACTTCAGGCCGGACGATGTCGTCGACTTCGTCGCCCATCTGGCCGAGACCGAGGCCGACCTCGTCGTCGCCAGCCGGTTCAAGGGCGGCAAAGGACGGCCGGTTGGGCGACTCTACGGGACGATGATGCACTTGCTCACCGGGACGAGCGACCCGATGTCCGGGCTGGTCGGCATCAAGCGCGAGCGGCTCGACGAGATCGTGGACGAGTTGAGGCCTTCGGGCGATCACCTCCTCTGGGAGATGCTCACCAATGTCGACCGCGGCGGACGCTCCGAGTTCGCGATCGTCGCGCCCCGGACGGTGCGCGGTCGGCTAGGCCTTCAGGAGTTCCGCCACCTCAAGAAGCTCGCCGACCAGCGATACGGCAACTTCTCGCGACTCCTCCAATTCTGCGCCGTCGGCGCCTCGGGGATGATCGTCGACCTCAGCTCCTATGCGCTGTTCCAGAAGTTGCTCGGCGGTGGCAATCTCGCCCGAAGCTCGGTCCCGATCGTCGGGGGTACATTCGACCTCGCTCTCGCCGCGGCCCTGTCGATCACCCTGGCGCTCACCTGGAACTTCCTGCTCAATCGCCGCCTGACATTCAGCTATGCACGCGGCGGATCGATCGTACGTCAATATCTGACCTACGCGCTGAGCAACTCGCTGGGCATCGCGCTAAGCTGGAGCCTCCGACTCTTCCTTCCTTCGCGAGTCGCTTTTTTTGCGCAGCATAAGTTAGCAGCCGCAGTTGTCGGCATCGTGGCGGCCACCGGCATCAGCTTCACCATGGCCCGATGGCTCGTCTTCCAGAAAGCGACCCCTAGCGAGGCGGAGTCCAATCCTGGGACGCCTAATTTTGTTGAATTCGAATCAACCTTGTGA